Proteins encoded within one genomic window of Nonomuraea gerenzanensis:
- a CDS encoding TetR/AcrR family transcriptional regulator, whose product MDERTIRTRRRGEELIKAIHDAALEEVVEVGAGRLTMDGIAKRAATPRSTLYRRWSDPIEVLLDALYHQHPVEEPTPGATDLRGDLVRALRLMVEWAFSPAGRAVSAILTDPKSAALMSEALFERVFSHRGGTFTRTVLQYYADRGHFPADLLTPVVADLGEALVTKHLLDAGAPPSDEYLAAIVDQAILPAIGLRPGRD is encoded by the coding sequence ATGGACGAGCGCACCATCCGGACACGCCGGCGAGGCGAAGAGCTGATCAAGGCCATCCACGACGCGGCGCTGGAAGAGGTGGTGGAGGTCGGCGCGGGGCGGCTGACCATGGACGGCATCGCCAAGCGCGCGGCCACCCCCCGCAGCACGCTGTACCGCCGCTGGTCGGACCCGATCGAGGTGCTGCTCGACGCGCTCTACCACCAGCACCCGGTCGAGGAGCCCACGCCCGGCGCCACCGACCTGCGCGGCGACCTCGTGCGCGCCCTGCGGCTCATGGTGGAGTGGGCCTTCAGCCCGGCGGGCCGGGCCGTCTCGGCCATCCTCACCGACCCCAAGAGCGCCGCGCTGATGTCGGAGGCCCTGTTCGAGCGCGTCTTCTCGCACCGCGGCGGCACGTTCACCCGCACCGTGCTGCAGTACTACGCCGACCGCGGCCACTTCCCCGCCGACCTGCTCACCCCGGTCGTGGCCGACCTCGGCGAGGCCCTGGTCACCAAGCACCTGCTCGACGCCGGCGCACCGCCTTCCGACGAGTACCTGGCGGCGATCGTGGACCAGGCGATCCTGCCCGCGATCGGCCTGCGTCCCGGCCGTGATTGA